A window from Dromaius novaehollandiae isolate bDroNov1 chromosome 1, bDroNov1.hap1, whole genome shotgun sequence encodes these proteins:
- the NME6 gene encoding nucleoside diphosphate kinase 6 isoform X3, whose translation MAAARPLQLTLALLKPDAVAHPLVLEAVHETILSNRFLIVRAKELRCGREEGRRFYREHAAAPCGLISWLMKTLSPSGDPLWDPPKYSEPGTACRTPSEELMALRTPGIPRMAQIHQHQPAEKLPSSSQSSTNSSGTSRTSHVCAVGRCITTQRNASTVSSGMRKQSWPELPGSMVC comes from the exons atggcggcggcgcggccgctgcAGCTGACGCTGGCGCTGCTGAAGCCGGACGCGGTGGCGCATCCGCTGGTGCTGGAG GCCGTGCACGAGACCATCCTCAGCAACCGCTTCCTCATCGTGCGCGCCAAGGAGCTGCGCTGCGGGCGGGAGGAGGGCCGCCGCTTCTACCGGGAGCACGCGG CGGCCCCATGTGGGCTTATATCCTGGCTCATGAAAACGCTATCCCCCTCTGGAGATCCCTTATGGGACCCACCAAAGTATTCCGAGCCCGGAACAGCATGCCGGACTCCATCCGAGGAGCTTATGGCCTTACGGACACCAGGAATACCACGCATGGCTCAG ATTCACCAGCATCAGCCAGCAGAGAAATTGCCTTCTTCTTCCCAGAGTTCAACGAACAGCTCTGGTACCAGCAGGACGAGCCACGTCTGCGCAGTGGGCAGGTGTATTACAACGCAAAGGAACGCGTCCACTGTGTCTTCAGGGATGAGGAAACAGAGTTGGCCTGAGCTACCTGGCAGCATGGTTTGCTGA
- the NME6 gene encoding nucleoside diphosphate kinase 6 isoform X1, giving the protein MAPRPRCYATGDGPAPAASPARRHHGGGAAAAADAGAAEAGRGGASAGAGGRFFYQRLVEFMASGPMWAYILAHENAIPLWRSLMGPTKVFRARNSMPDSIRGAYGLTDTRNTTHGSDSPASASREIAFFFPEFNEQLWYQQDEPRLRSGQVYYNAKERVHCVFRDEETELA; this is encoded by the exons ATGGCGCCGCGTCCGCGCTGCTACGCGACAGGCGACGGCCCCGCCCCAGCGGCGTCACCCGCGCGACGGCaccatggcggcggcgcggccgctgcAGCTGACGCTGGCGCTGCTGAAGCCGGACGCGGTGGCGCATCCGCTGGTGCTGGAG GGCGGTTCTTCTACCAGCGGCTGGTGGAGTTCATGGCCAG CGGCCCCATGTGGGCTTATATCCTGGCTCATGAAAACGCTATCCCCCTCTGGAGATCCCTTATGGGACCCACCAAAGTATTCCGAGCCCGGAACAGCATGCCGGACTCCATCCGAGGAGCTTATGGCCTTACGGACACCAGGAATACCACGCATGGCTCAG ATTCACCAGCATCAGCCAGCAGAGAAATTGCCTTCTTCTTCCCAGAGTTCAACGAACAGCTCTGGTACCAGCAGGACGAGCCACGTCTGCGCAGTGGGCAGGTGTATTACAACGCAAAGGAACGCGTCCACTGTGTCTTCAGGGATGAGGAAACAGAGTTGGCCTGA
- the NME6 gene encoding nucleoside diphosphate kinase 6 isoform X2: protein MAAARPLQLTLALLKPDAVAHPLVLEAVHETILSNRFLIVRAKELRCGREEGRRFYREHAGRFFYQRLVEFMASGPMWAYILAHENAIPLWRSLMGPTKVFRARNSMPDSIRGAYGLTDTRNTTHGSDSPASASREIAFFFPEFNEQLWYQQDEPRLRSGQVYYNAKERVHCVFRDEETELA, encoded by the exons atggcggcggcgcggccgctgcAGCTGACGCTGGCGCTGCTGAAGCCGGACGCGGTGGCGCATCCGCTGGTGCTGGAG GCCGTGCACGAGACCATCCTCAGCAACCGCTTCCTCATCGTGCGCGCCAAGGAGCTGCGCTGCGGGCGGGAGGAGGGCCGCCGCTTCTACCGGGAGCACGCGG GGCGGTTCTTCTACCAGCGGCTGGTGGAGTTCATGGCCAG CGGCCCCATGTGGGCTTATATCCTGGCTCATGAAAACGCTATCCCCCTCTGGAGATCCCTTATGGGACCCACCAAAGTATTCCGAGCCCGGAACAGCATGCCGGACTCCATCCGAGGAGCTTATGGCCTTACGGACACCAGGAATACCACGCATGGCTCAG ATTCACCAGCATCAGCCAGCAGAGAAATTGCCTTCTTCTTCCCAGAGTTCAACGAACAGCTCTGGTACCAGCAGGACGAGCCACGTCTGCGCAGTGGGCAGGTGTATTACAACGCAAAGGAACGCGTCCACTGTGTCTTCAGGGATGAGGAAACAGAGTTGGCCTGA